A region of Subdoligranulum variabile DNA encodes the following proteins:
- a CDS encoding type II toxin-antitoxin system RelE/ParE family toxin: MAEFSVIYTEEALQDMLNISDYHFEKVGEDSALRAVAELQDHIEKLSLFPRMGEEHPDTYLNALGFRKLVHDNHIVIYRIDQSQVVIERIVWASSNYPELFR, translated from the coding sequence ATGGCTGAGTTTTCCGTTATTTATACTGAAGAAGCCTTACAGGATATGTTGAACATATCCGATTACCACTTTGAGAAAGTGGGTGAGGATTCTGCGCTCCGTGCCGTCGCTGAATTACAGGACCACATCGAAAAGCTATCCCTGTTTCCGCGCATGGGAGAGGAACACCCCGACACCTACTTGAATGCCCTGGGATTCCGAAAGTTGGTTCATGACAACCACATTGTGATTTACCGGATTGACCAATCCCAGGTTGTCATCGAGCGTATTGTCTGGGCGTCCAGCAATTACCCTGAGCTTTTTCGGTAA
- a CDS encoding DUF3991 domain-containing protein yields MRERVTTDQIKLARTVDLISYMQQYEPEELIRTGPHDYKTATHSSLCISDNGLWHWYSRGIGGRGALNYLIQVKGMDFVSAVRHLCELELPAHAPFQPVKKNPQHEYERKPFAQPLPDSNAETVVQYLKRRGIDGKILKYCINQGIIYQTTRSGYKNCVFVGMDSEGKPRSASVRGCQGIFRGECAGSEKQFGFCIPPKNTETDLAEVYEAPIDLLSGATLHLMKGHDWRRNHYVSLGGLNYVALDNYLENHPEIHKLLLRLDNDEPGLQFAMKLQERYQARG; encoded by the coding sequence ATGAGAGAAAGAGTTACAACGGATCAGATTAAGTTGGCAAGAACTGTAGATTTAATCAGCTATATGCAGCAATACGAACCGGAAGAATTGATCCGAACAGGCCCGCATGATTACAAAACTGCTACGCACAGCAGCCTTTGCATCAGCGACAACGGTTTATGGCATTGGTATTCCAGAGGCATTGGAGGCCGAGGGGCGCTGAACTATCTCATTCAGGTTAAGGGAATGGATTTTGTCAGTGCCGTGCGCCATCTGTGTGAACTGGAACTCCCGGCCCATGCTCCTTTTCAGCCTGTCAAAAAAAATCCGCAGCACGAATATGAGCGAAAGCCTTTCGCTCAGCCGCTTCCCGACAGCAACGCAGAAACGGTCGTGCAATACCTCAAGCGCAGAGGTATCGACGGGAAGATCCTGAAATACTGCATCAATCAGGGCATTATCTACCAAACCACACGAAGTGGTTATAAAAACTGCGTTTTTGTTGGGATGGACAGCGAGGGAAAGCCCCGATCTGCCAGCGTGAGAGGATGCCAGGGAATTTTTCGCGGCGAGTGTGCAGGAAGCGAGAAGCAATTCGGATTCTGCATTCCTCCCAAAAACACCGAAACCGACCTCGCAGAGGTTTATGAAGCCCCCATTGATCTGCTTTCCGGGGCAACATTGCATCTGATGAAAGGCCACGACTGGAGGCGAAACCATTATGTTTCCCTTGGTGGCCTGAATTATGTGGCATTGGACAACTATCTTGAGAACCACCCGGAAATCCACAAACTTCTGCTCAGGCTTGATAATGATGAACCCGGCTTGCAATTTGCCATGAAGCTGCAGGAACGCTATCAGGCACGAGGGTAA
- a CDS encoding CAP domain-containing protein, with protein sequence MKKALVLMLSLIMLTGCATTRTEPTVTATPESAVAATPDTAASEAPTMPESSVVDTTTTDAGEKKEMTASATPSPAPTELPEADQVEAANSEIIVEEAATSTAEMSYGALPFDLAAGTQEWWGIDSSDAAYWAVQDNINAMREAGGLPDLSMDSSLSAAADARCESFVAGGPFDHSGMTTTSEICASGPLESASAVCTAWQNSPTHYANIMNASFTSMGVGCWFCDTDQGRYTYWVVTFS encoded by the coding sequence ATGAAAAAAGCACTTGTACTTATGCTCTCCCTGATCATGCTGACAGGATGTGCCACTACCCGTACCGAACCTACGGTGACAGCAACGCCTGAGTCGGCAGTCGCGGCCACCCCCGACACCGCGGCATCGGAGGCTCCCACGATGCCTGAATCTTCCGTGGTTGACACCACGACAACCGACGCGGGGGAAAAGAAAGAGATGACGGCATCGGCAACGCCTTCCCCTGCTCCCACCGAATTGCCCGAAGCCGACCAGGTTGAAGCAGCCAATTCGGAAATCATTGTCGAAGAAGCGGCAACCTCTACAGCGGAGATGAGCTACGGCGCATTACCTTTTGATTTGGCGGCAGGAACACAGGAATGGTGGGGCATCGACAGCAGCGATGCCGCCTACTGGGCCGTACAGGACAACATCAATGCTATGCGGGAAGCCGGTGGCCTGCCCGATCTGTCCATGGACAGCAGCCTGAGTGCTGCGGCAGATGCGCGGTGTGAGAGCTTTGTGGCCGGTGGTCCCTTTGACCACAGCGGCATGACCACCACCAGTGAGATCTGCGCCAGCGGTCCGCTGGAATCTGCTTCTGCTGTCTGCACAGCCTGGCAGAATAGTCCCACCCACTATGCCAACATTATGAACGCCAGCTTTACCAGTATGGGGGTTGGCTGTTGGTTCTGTGATACAGACCAGGGCCGGTATACCTATTGGGTGGTCACCTTCAGCTGA
- a CDS encoding DUF6809 family protein, producing MILDAIYEFSLAEMAPPRTDEYEEALSRFRQAVDTLKQGLTSEQKEQLEAVLSSKNVLVSLEAAEQFKLAFSAGIQLERETREASQKFDYE from the coding sequence ATGATTCTGGATGCAATCTATGAGTTTTCGCTGGCAGAAATGGCCCCGCCCAGAACTGACGAGTACGAAGAGGCACTTTCACGCTTTAGGCAAGCTGTGGATACGCTCAAGCAGGGTCTGACATCAGAACAAAAGGAGCAGCTGGAAGCTGTGCTGTCCAGTAAAAATGTCCTGGTCAGTCTGGAGGCCGCCGAACAGTTCAAACTTGCTTTCTCGGCAGGTATCCAGCTGGAACGAGAAACGAGAGAAGCATCTCAGAAATTCGATTATGAATAA
- a CDS encoding type II toxin-antitoxin system prevent-host-death family antitoxin, whose amino-acid sequence MAIDIRPASALRTEYNELAARSRTTGQPIYITRNGEGDTVLMDLNAFTRREEELDRREAVLEHRAMILEAEMGRLAGKPTYTPDQVRAKIQQHLGERQRQKNG is encoded by the coding sequence ATGGCTATTGATATTCGACCTGCTTCGGCGCTTCGCACGGAATACAACGAATTGGCTGCTCGATCCCGTACCACCGGTCAACCCATCTATATCACCCGCAACGGCGAAGGCGATACTGTCCTGATGGACTTGAACGCCTTTACTCGGCGGGAAGAAGAACTGGACCGACGGGAAGCCGTTCTGGAACATCGCGCAATGATACTGGAGGCGGAGATGGGTCGTTTGGCCGGTAAGCCGACCTATACACCCGATCAAGTACGCGCCAAAATCCAGCAGCATTTAGGCGAGAGGCAGAGGCAGAAAAATGGCTGA
- a CDS encoding PrgI family protein, protein MKLTMRSGGVSAWALLYGGELLQVNINKEFQHYEEDVFMGLSLRQLLWSGAAIGTAVAVYFGLQPVLGQETVSWVCIVAAAPFAMAGFFQYDQMTIWQFLKAVFVTEFLRSGPRVWVAENRFEAVLHPQKKKRQFWKRKEKRKP, encoded by the coding sequence ATGAAATTGACTATGCGCTCAGGCGGTGTATCCGCCTGGGCGCTTCTTTATGGAGGTGAGCTTTTGCAAGTCAACATCAATAAGGAATTCCAGCATTATGAGGAAGATGTGTTTATGGGATTGTCCTTGCGGCAACTCCTTTGGTCTGGAGCAGCCATCGGTACCGCCGTGGCGGTCTACTTTGGATTGCAGCCGGTGCTGGGGCAGGAAACTGTGAGTTGGGTCTGTATCGTGGCCGCAGCCCCTTTTGCTATGGCGGGCTTTTTTCAATACGACCAGATGACCATCTGGCAGTTTCTGAAAGCCGTTTTTGTAACCGAGTTCCTTCGTTCCGGCCCGAGAGTATGGGTGGCCGAAAATCGGTTTGAAGCGGTCCTGCATCCTCAAAAGAAGAAAAGACAGTTTTGGAAGAGAAAGGAGAAGCGAAAGCCTTGA
- a CDS encoding YodL domain-containing protein translates to MQSFIDHFYVCEDLSKLGPLDIQRFDTLQEAVTAYQTLSGDKVKALGVQNTLPRPGTLDFVQHLNGKDTLLSDCLRLPAWRNAEIQKTWSELRELLPGAQRRTIRFITPEYQDLFTLQDGESLKMRYMDGTTKTTPCFACSDGYHFYLGANQLFHICQFAEISRANGTIYMPQTSHEGERADTYEIYQLSRYSAADYRFADYGYAKDKMKASDYRHAYSGMLAKDTTLDDLYLLHNRDDRPFAHQMTSMSMSDIIVTEKAGKRTGYYVDSFGFTELPTGFERQLSKGRTQKRTEPER, encoded by the coding sequence ATGCAATCCTTTATAGATCATTTCTATGTGTGCGAGGATCTGAGCAAACTGGGACCTTTGGACATTCAGCGTTTTGACACGCTGCAGGAGGCGGTAACTGCCTACCAGACGCTCTCCGGTGATAAGGTGAAAGCCCTGGGTGTACAGAACACGCTGCCCAGGCCCGGAACACTGGATTTTGTGCAGCACCTGAATGGGAAAGACACCCTGCTGAGCGATTGCCTGCGCCTTCCTGCCTGGCGTAATGCAGAAATACAGAAAACATGGAGCGAGCTGCGGGAACTTCTTCCCGGTGCGCAGCGTCGCACCATTCGCTTTATTACCCCGGAGTACCAGGACCTGTTTACCTTGCAGGATGGTGAATCTCTGAAAATGCGCTATATGGATGGTACCACCAAAACCACCCCTTGCTTTGCCTGTTCGGATGGATACCACTTTTACCTCGGCGCAAATCAGCTGTTTCATATCTGCCAGTTTGCGGAGATAAGCAGGGCAAACGGTACTATCTATATGCCGCAGACTTCCCATGAGGGGGAGCGTGCCGATACCTATGAGATTTATCAGTTGAGCCGGTACAGCGCAGCTGACTATCGCTTTGCTGACTATGGGTATGCCAAAGACAAGATGAAGGCCAGCGACTATCGCCATGCCTATTCCGGGATGCTGGCCAAGGACACCACACTGGATGACCTGTACCTTCTGCACAACCGGGATGATCGGCCCTTTGCGCACCAGATGACCTCTATGTCTATGAGCGATATTATCGTCACGGAAAAAGCGGGAAAAAGAACTGGTTATTATGTGGACAGCTTCGGTTTTACGGAGCTGCCCACCGGGTTTGAGCGGCAACTGTCCAAAGGGAGAACGCAAAAGCGCACTGAACCCGAACGATAA
- a CDS encoding VirB4-like conjugal transfer ATPase, CD1110 family produces MKLNEYASTRNTWGGVNTPKSVQKSIPVDRIYDDGMWRSGNVYSQMWSVSDINYAMVSDGKKDEIQQVYGKLYAGVPSDCTIKMCIVSQRMDDLVFRRDVLYHRANDGHDDLRAEKNRQLAACASLVGNVLQSKYVIVSTQKNRVEDARDRLRQVQGHLVNILSELGSTVRSVDNSERLRILHNFFRVGEESRFEFDLDRCTKLGEDFRDFVAPDVIEFKRDHIDIDNRVAKCMSMSYFPQRIDDKLVTTLLQQVPYIILTMDFVPIETEDAYKTLADYRMKVDADKVRFNRKSVDNLDFTANVPQRTQEEENTLNQWQRDMTDNDQQMFLTLLTVAYFADDLEELRQETDALKTAAGNYNCRFTEMRWQQENAFNTAMPYGLRRIANLRAMTTKGVASLIPFNTQEVLVPGGIYYGVNAISGNIIIGLRTVLINGNAMVIATSGGGKSLFVKQEILELFLRFLKAKFYIVDPENEYGPLVRELGGIVVDIAVDSTTYFNPLDFTYDPSTKIQPHTAKAEFVLSLCEQIMGKDNIQAGDKSLIDRSLKHIYKPLIKSGYKIACPTLTDLYNDLKEQPHERAHEIALALELFATGSMNMFAHPTNVDMSNRLICFNIQSLGDQLKPVAMLSMLEYINTCVMSNERNDPKAATWVYFDEIYLLLRDKLSSQFLYTSWKRFRKYNAYATGITQNVQDCLSNDTAYAMLANSEFVCMLRQTKDIDSVVELYGLSDPQKNYLKLAKPGQGILKMGNNLIPFVNDHPTNTKIYRLLTTKPGEMEN; encoded by the coding sequence TTGAAACTGAATGAGTATGCCTCCACCCGGAACACCTGGGGTGGGGTAAACACACCGAAATCGGTGCAGAAAAGCATCCCGGTTGACCGCATTTACGACGATGGAATGTGGCGTTCCGGTAATGTGTACAGCCAGATGTGGAGCGTGTCAGACATCAACTATGCGATGGTGTCTGACGGCAAAAAAGACGAGATCCAGCAGGTGTACGGCAAACTCTATGCCGGTGTTCCTTCGGACTGCACGATCAAGATGTGTATTGTCAGCCAGCGTATGGACGATCTGGTGTTCCGGCGGGATGTACTGTACCATCGAGCAAACGACGGCCATGACGATCTGCGGGCCGAGAAGAACCGCCAGTTGGCCGCCTGCGCCTCGCTGGTTGGCAATGTGCTGCAAAGCAAATATGTGATTGTTTCCACACAGAAAAACCGTGTCGAAGATGCACGGGATCGGCTGCGCCAGGTGCAGGGGCATCTGGTCAACATCCTATCCGAACTGGGCAGCACTGTACGGAGCGTGGACAATTCCGAACGCCTTCGGATTCTCCACAATTTTTTCCGTGTGGGTGAAGAATCACGCTTTGAATTTGATCTGGATCGCTGCACCAAGCTGGGCGAAGATTTTCGGGACTTCGTTGCGCCCGATGTTATTGAGTTCAAGCGTGATCACATCGACATTGACAACCGGGTGGCAAAATGTATGTCCATGTCCTATTTCCCGCAGCGCATTGACGATAAGTTGGTCACCACTCTTTTGCAGCAGGTACCCTATATCATCCTTACCATGGATTTTGTGCCCATTGAAACCGAGGACGCCTACAAAACCTTGGCGGATTATCGGATGAAGGTGGATGCCGACAAGGTCCGGTTCAATCGGAAAAGTGTGGACAATCTGGACTTCACCGCCAATGTTCCGCAGCGCACGCAGGAAGAGGAAAATACGCTGAACCAGTGGCAGCGGGATATGACCGACAATGACCAGCAGATGTTTTTGACGCTTCTGACAGTGGCTTATTTTGCCGATGATCTGGAGGAACTGCGTCAGGAAACCGATGCACTGAAAACGGCGGCAGGCAATTATAACTGCCGCTTTACCGAGATGCGGTGGCAGCAGGAAAACGCCTTTAACACCGCAATGCCCTATGGCTTGCGCCGCATTGCCAATCTCCGGGCCATGACCACCAAGGGCGTTGCATCCCTGATTCCTTTCAACACGCAGGAAGTGCTGGTTCCGGGCGGTATCTACTATGGCGTCAACGCCATCAGCGGCAACATCATCATCGGCCTGCGCACCGTCCTCATCAACGGAAATGCCATGGTTATTGCTACTTCTGGCGGCGGCAAGAGCCTGTTCGTCAAGCAGGAAATCCTGGAGCTTTTCCTGCGATTCCTGAAGGCCAAATTCTATATCGTAGATCCCGAAAACGAATATGGCCCGCTGGTACGGGAACTGGGGGGCATTGTGGTGGATATTGCAGTGGACAGCACTACCTATTTCAATCCGCTGGACTTCACTTATGACCCCTCCACCAAGATTCAGCCCCATACTGCTAAGGCAGAGTTTGTGCTTTCCCTGTGTGAACAGATCATGGGGAAGGACAACATTCAAGCCGGCGACAAGAGCCTGATTGACCGCAGCCTCAAGCATATCTACAAGCCGTTGATTAAATCCGGCTATAAGATTGCGTGCCCCACACTGACCGATCTTTATAACGACCTAAAGGAGCAACCCCATGAACGTGCTCATGAGATTGCGCTGGCGCTGGAATTGTTCGCAACCGGCAGCATGAATATGTTCGCACATCCCACGAACGTGGATATGAGCAATCGCCTGATCTGCTTCAATATCCAGAGCCTGGGCGACCAGCTCAAGCCGGTGGCCATGCTGTCCATGTTGGAGTACATCAACACCTGTGTGATGAGCAATGAGCGCAACGACCCCAAAGCGGCAACATGGGTGTACTTTGATGAGATTTACCTGCTTTTGCGGGATAAGCTGAGTTCTCAATTCCTCTATACCAGCTGGAAGCGGTTCCGCAAATACAACGCCTATGCAACGGGCATCACCCAGAACGTGCAGGACTGCCTTTCCAACGATACGGCATACGCCATGTTGGCCAACAGCGAATTTGTGTGTATGCTGCGCCAGACCAAGGACATCGACAGTGTGGTGGAACTGTATGGGTTGTCCGACCCGCAGAAGAACTATCTGAAGCTGGCGAAACCCGGTCAGGGTATTCTGAAAATGGGCAACAACCTGATCCCCTTTGTAAACGATCATCCGACGAATACCAAAATCTATCGCCTGCTGACCACCAAACCCGGCGAAATGGAAAACTGA
- a CDS encoding TnpV protein: MEYTQVNGYLIPNLTLSEQPAQPIGKYGEIRREFLRENTPVTFDLMLMEGTLYPHLLEVDKSARKQINQTMQQLIRQTPMPNRKTDPLGWAQQMNLLKAQAEEMVMPMLYAL; this comes from the coding sequence ATGGAGTACACCCAAGTGAACGGGTATCTGATCCCGAATCTGACACTGAGCGAACAACCGGCACAGCCGATTGGCAAGTACGGCGAAATCCGCAGGGAGTTCCTGCGGGAGAACACGCCGGTGACCTTCGACCTGATGCTGATGGAGGGGACGCTGTACCCCCATCTGCTGGAAGTGGACAAGAGCGCAAGGAAGCAGATCAACCAGACCATGCAGCAGCTGATCCGGCAGACACCGATGCCCAACCGGAAAACCGACCCGCTGGGCTGGGCGCAGCAGATGAACCTGCTGAAAGCACAGGCCGAGGAAATGGTGATGCCGATGCTGTACGCCCTGTAA